In Methanothermococcus thermolithotrophicus DSM 2095, one DNA window encodes the following:
- the rnp3 gene encoding ribonuclease P protein component 3: protein MIDKTVDINHIFEEDEIKLLKDMGWNRSIAVQYHNEYDKEKFDKAKEYGEKHGLEIYCGIKIKTDSSKDLTKAIKRFRNKADVLLVEGGIVKINRKALESHEVDILSTPELNRNDNGIDHILARLGSTHRVAIELNLNSLLEKKYYERARLLWSFRRNIFLARKYDTPVVISSGAKDIYGIKSPNDLRSFLNTLIDPIYSKKIMETTNKILDYRIYLKKNNVVRYGIEIVKEE from the coding sequence ATGATAGACAAAACTGTTGATATCAACCATATTTTTGAAGAGGACGAAATAAAACTACTAAAGGACATGGGCTGGAATAGGTCAATAGCTGTTCAATATCACAATGAGTACGATAAGGAAAAATTTGATAAAGCCAAAGAATATGGGGAGAAACACGGTTTAGAGATATATTGTGGAATTAAAATAAAGACCGATTCCTCAAAAGATTTAACAAAAGCCATTAAACGTTTTAGAAATAAAGCAGATGTTCTTTTAGTCGAAGGAGGGATCGTAAAAATCAATAGAAAAGCCCTTGAATCCCATGAAGTAGATATTTTATCAACCCCTGAATTAAATAGAAATGATAACGGTATTGACCACATACTTGCAAGGTTGGGAAGCACCCACAGGGTAGCAATTGAACTAAATTTAAACAGTTTGTTGGAAAAAAAGTACTATGAACGAGCGAGGTTGTTGTGGTCATTTAGGAGAAACATATTTCTTGCAAGAAAATACGATACCCCAGTTGTGATTTCAAGCGGTGCAAAGGACATTTACGGTATAAAATCCCCAAACGACCTAAGGAGTTTTTTAAACACCCTTATAGATCCTATTTACTCAAAAAAGATAATGGAAACCACAAATAAGATTTTAGATTATAGGATTTACCTAAAAAAGAACAATGTGGTAAGGTATGGTATAGAAATTGTAAAGGAAGAATAA
- a CDS encoding type 1 glutamine amidotransferase domain-containing protein produces MNILILSADGFEDLELFYPYFRLMEEGYNVQIASNKRKIEGKKGYKVIVDLKFSEVNPDDYDGLVLPGGIGPETVRLDINAVNITKNFMDDKKPVASICQGIQVLISAGEIKGKKAVCWYGVKDDLIAAGGIFVDKGVVVDDNLVSSRHPWDLSEFMGEYLKKFE; encoded by the coding sequence ATGAATATTTTAATTCTGTCTGCAGACGGTTTTGAAGATCTGGAGCTTTTTTATCCATATTTTAGGCTTATGGAAGAGGGATATAATGTCCAAATAGCTTCAAATAAACGTAAAATTGAAGGTAAGAAAGGATATAAAGTTATAGTGGATTTAAAATTTAGCGAAGTAAATCCTGATGACTATGATGGGTTAGTGTTACCTGGAGGCATAGGACCAGAAACGGTTCGTTTAGATATAAATGCAGTAAATATAACAAAAAATTTTATGGATGATAAAAAACCAGTAGCTTCAATATGTCAGGGAATACAGGTACTAATATCTGCAGGTGAAATTAAGGGAAAAAAAGCAGTATGTTGGTATGGTGTTAAGGATGATTTAATAGCTGCTGGAGGTATATTTGTGGATAAAGGTGTTGTAGTAGATGATAATCTAGTTTCATCTCGACATCCATGGGATTTATCAGAGTTTATGGGAGAATATCTAAAGAAATTTGAATAA
- a CDS encoding DOMON domain-containing protein: MWKKFIIIIGLIFIVLLFSGCIGNTPEEAINSKISEKTFISETLGDWKADGVIGKDEYSHKISLNGGKFIAYWGNDDEYIYMGLRGQSIGWVAIGFEPTNAMKDADMVFGWVKDGHVVVLDLYSTGTFGPHPLDESLGGTNDILEYGGIEENGYTTLEFKRKLDTKDKYDKAFVRGQKIRFIWAMADSDDLNVKHNIAKGNGELTLD; this comes from the coding sequence ATGTGGAAGAAATTTATAATCATTATAGGTCTAATTTTTATAGTGTTGTTATTCAGCGGATGTATTGGAAATACTCCAGAAGAAGCCATCAATTCTAAAATATCTGAAAAAACATTTATTTCTGAAACTTTGGGAGATTGGAAGGCCGATGGAGTTATTGGAAAAGATGAATATTCTCACAAAATCTCATTGAATGGTGGAAAATTCATAGCTTACTGGGGAAATGACGATGAGTATATCTACATGGGGTTAAGGGGACAATCTATCGGATGGGTTGCTATAGGGTTTGAACCAACTAACGCAATGAAGGATGCAGACATGGTTTTTGGCTGGGTTAAAGATGGGCACGTGGTTGTTTTAGATCTCTATTCAACAGGGACCTTTGGACCTCATCCTCTAGATGAAAGTCTTGGAGGAACTAATGATATACTCGAATATGGGGGCATAGAAGAAAACGGTTATACAACACTAGAATTCAAACGTAAATTAGATACCAAGGACAAATATGACAAAGCATTTGTAAGAGGTCAAAAAATAAGATTCATCTGGGCTATGGCAGATAGCGATGATCTAAATGTTAAACACAATATTGCAAAAGGAAATGGCGAATTAACATTAGACTAA
- the cfbD gene encoding Ni-sirohydrochlorin a,c-diamide reductive cyclase catalytic subunit, which translates to MILHPRPSPIAAAMYQLRDIGADAIVLHGPSGCCFRTARLLELDGVRIFTTAMGENDFIFGAMEKLRSVLDDVVEYLKSNKPKDGKYIIGVVGTCASMIIGEDLYSILDEYEDIIVPVEIHSGLMDNTVGAIRTMKSCLELGLISKEEFERQKDMLIKATEVEKNRGMAKSKYLKPTYEDDVDEVIELLRELKERAKNGEDIKVACVLNAKKETAYLFAHPLIEINRIFDCVNIANLDENVGFEKVKNDAKNIFGEYSKNNINIDYITGGLDEYPITGKKAVEILKEIKPDLVVVSGVPHALPIEELKEINENIVTIGISDGPRLYHPIKELYDYGIIELDAHAKVLGKRNIVKSRFGEILKYINFEE; encoded by the coding sequence ATGATATTACATCCAAGACCCTCTCCTATAGCTGCAGCAATGTATCAATTGAGAGATATTGGGGCTGATGCCATAGTACTACACGGACCAAGCGGATGTTGTTTTAGAACAGCTAGACTTTTAGAGTTAGACGGTGTAAGAATTTTTACAACTGCGATGGGAGAAAATGACTTTATTTTTGGAGCAATGGAAAAATTGAGAAGTGTTTTAGATGATGTAGTTGAATATTTAAAATCCAACAAACCAAAAGATGGAAAATACATTATCGGCGTTGTTGGGACCTGTGCAAGTATGATAATTGGTGAAGACCTATATAGTATATTGGACGAGTACGAAGACATCATAGTTCCAGTTGAAATCCACAGCGGATTAATGGATAATACCGTTGGGGCCATAAGAACCATGAAAAGCTGTTTGGAGTTAGGGCTAATAAGCAAAGAAGAATTTGAAAGGCAGAAAGACATGCTTATAAAAGCTACAGAAGTTGAGAAAAATAGGGGGATGGCTAAGAGTAAATATTTAAAGCCCACCTATGAAGATGACGTTGACGAAGTTATAGAGCTCTTAAGGGAACTAAAAGAAAGGGCTAAAAATGGGGAAGATATTAAAGTGGCCTGTGTATTAAATGCAAAAAAGGAAACTGCCTATTTATTTGCCCATCCTTTGATTGAAATTAACAGGATATTTGACTGTGTAAATATAGCCAATTTAGATGAAAATGTGGGCTTTGAGAAGGTTAAAAATGATGCAAAGAATATTTTTGGAGAATATTCGAAGAATAATATTAATATCGATTATATAACCGGCGGTTTAGACGAATATCCAATTACTGGAAAAAAAGCAGTAGAGATATTAAAAGAAATTAAACCTGATTTAGTTGTAGTTTCAGGGGTTCCCCATGCTCTACCTATTGAGGAATTGAAAGAAATAAATGAAAATATTGTAACCATTGGAATAAGTGATGGTCCTAGACTCTATCATCCAATAAAAGAGCTATATGATTATGGAATCATTGAATTGGATGCTCATGCAAAGGTTTTAGGAAAAAGAAATATTGTAAAATCTAGATTTGGAGAGATACTGAAGTATATAAACTTTGAAGAATGA
- a CDS encoding TatD family hydrolase, with amino-acid sequence MIDSHIHADTRPYEDFELMATCMEGAVTLAHDPLKMRSMDVLLSHFDRILENEVEKAAKNGLKLYVCIGVHPRAIPPNLDFEVVKEYLKKDHVVGVGEIGLEKCTKEEIDVFTEQILIAKELKMPVVVHTPRRNKEAVTKEILEILDSLDLDKGAQQKIVIEHCTKETVKFVFDTEMFMGLTVQPSKLTPMDAVDIVKEYGGERFMLNSDSSSAPSDILSVPKTVVKMKSAGIDETIVKTVSHDNAMKFFGLR; translated from the coding sequence ATGATTGATTCACACATTCATGCAGATACTAGGCCCTACGAAGATTTTGAACTAATGGCAACGTGTATGGAAGGAGCTGTAACCCTTGCACACGATCCTTTAAAAATGAGATCCATGGACGTGCTCCTTTCTCATTTCGATAGAATTTTAGAAAATGAAGTTGAAAAAGCTGCTAAAAACGGTTTAAAATTATATGTATGTATAGGAGTACATCCAAGAGCCATTCCACCAAATTTAGATTTTGAAGTTGTTAAGGAATACTTAAAAAAAGATCACGTTGTAGGGGTTGGTGAAATAGGACTTGAAAAGTGCACTAAAGAAGAAATAGATGTGTTTACAGAACAGATTTTAATTGCAAAAGAGCTTAAAATGCCTGTAGTTGTCCATACCCCTAGAAGAAATAAAGAAGCAGTTACAAAGGAAATTCTAGAAATATTGGATTCTTTAGACTTGGATAAAGGAGCTCAGCAAAAAATAGTAATTGAACACTGTACAAAAGAAACAGTCAAATTCGTTTTTGACACTGAAATGTTTATGGGACTCACGGTTCAACCAAGTAAATTAACTCCAATGGATGCAGTTGACATAGTGAAAGAATATGGTGGAGAAAGGTTTATGCTAAATAGTGATAGTTCTTCTGCCCCGTCAGATATTCTAAGTGTACCTAAAACAGTTGTTAAAATGAAATCCGCTGGAATAGATGAAACAATAGTTAAAACAGTCTCTCATGACAATGCAATGAAGTTTTTTGGATTAAGATGA
- a CDS encoding RNA-guided endonuclease TnpB family protein, which translates to MSNKTKSKNNQELTYQVVLSYKVSHNYPLKTFLTECKDKLNISIDIIWNNIEYTKKGYPKLPKSNEFKRNLRNKLLENWNYASHYIDGVIKTAYSVLESWLSNYKRGYRTKTKPKVERLFVRVKTTLIKYDKEKGEIRITIKPRKEYLVLNIKNEWFFDKVKDLSIGEIILKENEAFLTFKDNLNYSDKEIVVGVDSNLKSLDLFHPIEGWIRVDLTELHRLKEVYDKKIDFLKSLLKKCPLRVMRKIERLFERRRNRVKDFLHKLTIQLSRLFHNAIFVFEDLNKRKMYKNKYFNRRIDRTNWNSIIQKISYKTIVILVNPAYTSTTCPICRSKMESQEGQVVCCNCSDSFNRQLVGCLNIFKRGLGKIKELMGGSGVTTTGTEVSFRKLMTSNPNVVYCVDYNGKYLIRVG; encoded by the coding sequence ATGTCGAATAAAACAAAATCGAAAAATAACCAAGAATTGACTTACCAAGTCGTTCTATCTTACAAAGTTAGTCATAACTATCCACTTAAAACTTTTTTAACTGAATGTAAAGACAAGTTAAACATAAGCATCGACATAATTTGGAATAACATCGAATACACTAAAAAAGGTTATCCAAAACTCCCGAAATCAAACGAATTCAAAAGAAATTTAAGAAACAAACTCTTAGAAAATTGGAATTATGCCTCTCATTATATCGATGGGGTTATAAAAACCGCTTATTCAGTCTTAGAAAGTTGGTTATCTAACTATAAAAGAGGTTATAGAACTAAAACAAAACCGAAAGTAGAGCGGCTATTCGTTAGGGTTAAGACAACTCTAATAAAATACGATAAGGAAAAAGGAGAGATAAGGATAACCATAAAACCGAGAAAAGAATATTTAGTTTTAAACATTAAAAACGAATGGTTTTTCGATAAAGTTAAAGATTTATCAATAGGAGAAATTATTTTAAAAGAAAATGAGGCATTTTTAACGTTCAAAGATAATCTAAACTATTCAGATAAAGAAATAGTTGTTGGGGTGGATAGCAATCTAAAATCTCTCGATTTGTTCCATCCGATAGAAGGCTGGATAAGAGTTGATTTAACCGAATTACATCGACTTAAAGAAGTTTATGATAAAAAAATCGACTTTCTTAAATCATTGCTTAAAAAATGCCCTTTAAGAGTTATGAGAAAGATAGAAAGGTTATTCGAAAGGAGAAGGAACAGAGTTAAAGATTTTTTACACAAACTCACAATCCAATTATCTCGATTATTTCATAACGCGATTTTTGTTTTTGAGGATTTGAATAAGAGGAAGATGTATAAAAATAAATACTTCAATAGAAGAATAGACAGGACAAATTGGAACAGCATAATACAAAAAATCAGCTATAAAACGATTGTTATCTTAGTTAATCCTGCCTACACTTCGACAACCTGTCCTATATGCAGGAGTAAAATGGAGTCCCAAGAGGGGCAGGTTGTTTGCTGTAATTGTTCAGACTCTTTTAACCGTCAGTTAGTTGGCTGTTTAAATATTTTTAAAAGAGGTTTAGGAAAAATTAAAGAGTTGATGGGTGGCTCAGGGGTTACCACGACAGGGACAGAGGTTTCCTTTAGAAAACTGATGACGTCCAATCCAAACGTGGTCTATTGTGTAGATTATAACGGAAAATACTTAATAAGAGTTGGTTAA
- a CDS encoding MBL fold metallo-hydrolase: MEIFFRGGAMEVGRSCIEVKTDQSSVLFDCGIKLSPEGPEYPILKDANPDCIFISHAHLDHTGSLPVLVHSGVNPAIFSTHMTKALTKELLKDSLKIALAENLEELYDRGDVHKTIKLHRKAKYNKTKHFKDFDFEFFNAGHIPGSASILLDYGNKKLVYTGDTKVLDTELVKGADLSYCKESIDVLIVESTYGGEVHPDRGKIEKEFLEKVKETVERKGVAIIPVFAVDRSQEILLVLNNLGLDIPIYFDGLAKKITEIMLRYPEYLKNPEDLKKVFLNVYEVDNKDRQHVIKDLKENGGIVVTTAGMLEGGPVVTYMWNFWNDTKSSLILTGYQVEDTVGRRLIETGELSLGELSVKPKFEVSLYEFSAHGDMNELRKIVKKADPGALIVQHGEEESISLFNDWAVENGYITFTPKLGDKIDLDKVL; this comes from the coding sequence ATGGAGATCTTTTTTAGGGGAGGAGCAATGGAAGTAGGGAGAAGTTGTATAGAGGTTAAAACTGATCAAAGTAGTGTATTATTTGACTGCGGGATTAAATTATCACCAGAAGGCCCTGAATATCCAATTTTGAAGGATGCAAACCCAGACTGTATTTTTATATCTCATGCTCATCTGGATCATACTGGTTCTCTACCTGTACTGGTCCATTCTGGAGTTAATCCTGCTATATTTTCAACACACATGACAAAGGCACTAACAAAAGAGCTCCTAAAGGATTCTTTAAAAATAGCTTTGGCTGAAAATTTAGAAGAGCTCTACGATAGAGGGGACGTACATAAAACTATAAAACTCCATAGAAAAGCGAAGTACAATAAAACAAAACATTTTAAAGATTTTGATTTTGAATTTTTCAATGCAGGCCATATTCCAGGAAGTGCCTCCATATTACTCGATTATGGAAATAAAAAGTTGGTTTATACCGGGGACACAAAGGTTTTAGATACTGAGCTCGTAAAAGGGGCGGATCTGAGTTACTGTAAAGAGAGTATAGATGTGTTAATAGTTGAATCAACATATGGTGGTGAAGTTCATCCCGATAGGGGAAAAATAGAAAAAGAATTTTTAGAAAAGGTGAAGGAAACTGTAGAAAGAAAGGGAGTTGCAATAATACCTGTTTTTGCAGTTGATAGGAGTCAGGAAATACTTTTGGTTTTAAATAATTTGGGGTTAGATATCCCGATTTATTTTGACGGACTTGCAAAAAAGATAACTGAAATAATGTTGAGATATCCTGAATACCTTAAAAATCCTGAAGATCTTAAAAAAGTATTTCTCAATGTTTATGAAGTCGATAACAAAGATAGGCAGCATGTAATTAAAGATTTAAAGGAAAATGGCGGTATTGTGGTTACCACTGCAGGAATGCTTGAAGGTGGACCTGTAGTGACATATATGTGGAATTTCTGGAATGATACCAAGAGCTCACTTATTCTAACAGGCTATCAAGTTGAAGATACTGTAGGAAGAAGGTTGATTGAAACTGGAGAACTTTCTCTTGGGGAGCTCAGTGTTAAACCAAAGTTTGAGGTAAGTTTGTATGAATTTTCAGCCCATGGGGATATGAATGAACTTAGAAAGATTGTAAAAAAAGCAGATCCTGGAGCTCTTATAGTACAACATGGAGAAGAAGAAAGTATTTCACTATTTAATGACTGGGCGGTTGAAAATGGTTACATTACATTTACTCCAAAACTAGGGGATAAAATAGATTTGGATAAGGTTTTGTAA
- a CDS encoding DUF211 domain-containing protein, which produces MTGLRRIVLDVLKTHEPKLNDLALKLCGLKEVDGVNITVYEIDKSTENIKITIEGTNLQYEPIKEIIESMNGVIHSIDEVAAGKRIIEEVKTPQDRH; this is translated from the coding sequence TTGACCGGATTAAGAAGAATAGTTCTTGATGTTTTAAAAACTCATGAACCTAAATTAAACGATTTAGCCCTCAAACTATGTGGATTAAAAGAAGTAGATGGTGTAAACATTACTGTTTATGAGATAGATAAATCCACGGAAAATATTAAAATAACAATTGAAGGAACAAATTTGCAATACGAGCCTATCAAAGAAATCATTGAATCCATGAATGGAGTTATACACAGTATTGATGAGGTCGCAGCTGGAAAAAGAATTATCGAAGAAGTAAAAACGCCACAAGATAGGCATTAA